A region of Bradyrhizobium sp. SZCCHNS1050 DNA encodes the following proteins:
- a CDS encoding YkgJ family cysteine cluster protein: MSGETDSSPCQSCGACCAYSSNWPRFTIEEDAALDLIPAELVNERLSGMRCDGNRCCALDGEIARAVACRIYAIRPEVCRICMPGDAECAMARRKFGLPVLA, translated from the coding sequence ATGTCTGGCGAAACTGACAGCAGCCCCTGTCAGAGCTGCGGCGCGTGCTGCGCCTATTCGTCGAACTGGCCGCGCTTCACGATCGAGGAGGATGCCGCGCTCGACCTGATCCCGGCCGAGCTGGTCAACGAGCGGCTGTCGGGCATGCGCTGCGACGGCAACCGCTGCTGTGCGCTCGATGGCGAGATCGCGCGCGCCGTGGCGTGCCGGATCTACGCGATCCGTCCCGAGGTGTGCCGCATTTGCATGCCGGGTGACGCCGAATGCGCGATGGCCCGGCGCAAGTTCGGGCTGCCCGTGCTCGCCTGA